The Streptomyces sp. NBC_00286 nucleotide sequence CGAACGGATCAACCGAGGCCCCTCCCCACGTGCGTTTACGCGCCCGGGAGAGGAGTCTCGACGTATTCGGAGGTTCACGATGGGCTCACTGCAACTGACTCTCTGTGCCGGTGCCGTGGTCGCCGGCGCGCTCACCCCTGTCCCCGCCTCCGCCCTCCCCATGGACGCCCTCCCCATGGACACGGACGTCTCCGTCTCACCGGCGACCCCGACCCCCGGCAGCGACATCCAGGTACGGGCTCGGGGCTGCCCGGCGGGGACGTCGGGCACAGCCGCCGCCACGTCCCGGGCGTTCGTCGCGGACGCCCTGCTGGCCGGGCGAACCGGCGAACTCGTCGGCGATACGCGGATCCGCTCGACGCTCACCCCGGGCACGTACGACATCGAGGTCACCTGTGGCGGCCTCGGCGACAAGGCCGACGACGCCGACGACGCCGACGAGCCGGGCAAGGCCACGGGCACCCTCACCGTCGTAAAGAAGCCCTCCGCGGCCGCCGGGCCCGCCGCGCCCTCCGCCCCCCAGTCCCCCACCGCCCCCGTGAGCGCCGGCGGCGGTGGGTCCGCGCGGTTGTCCGCCGCTCAGGAGCGGGCGGAGGGGCCCGGCACCCCGCACACCGTGGTCGGTCTCGTTCTGGCGGGGGCCGCCGCGGTGGCTGTGGCGGTGCGCAGTGTGCGCCGGGGACGCGGCAGGTGAGGGGCGGCCATGTCCGACCGGGAACGTACCTCCGGCGCCGGCCGCCTCACGATGGGCGTCGTCTGGGCGGTGCTGTTGCTCGGGCTGTGGCTGTGGGGCCGCGAAGTGACCGACGTACGCCCGGGGACGTCCGCGCCGACCACGGGTGACGTGGCGGCGGTGGGGCGGCCGCGCGGGGTCCAACTGCCGCCCGCCGCCGAGCCGTTGGCGGGTGCGGTGCGGCCGGAACGGCTGGTCGTTCCGTCGCTCGGGGTGCGGGCGCCCGTGATGGTCCGCGGGCTTGATGCGCGCGGGGCGATCGAGGTGCCGCCCTATTCCCGGGCGGGAGCCGTCGGGTGGTACGGGGCCGGTGCGAGCCCCGGCGCCGAGGGAGCCGCGCTGCTCGTGGGGCACGTCGACACCGACTCCAGGCCCGCGGTCTTCCGCCGCCTCAGCGAGCTGCGGCCGGGCGCGAAGGTGCGGGTGATCCGGGACGACGGCACGGTCGCCGAGTTCACCGTGGACGACGTCCAGGTG carries:
- a CDS encoding class F sortase, producing the protein MSDRERTSGAGRLTMGVVWAVLLLGLWLWGREVTDVRPGTSAPTTGDVAAVGRPRGVQLPPAAEPLAGAVRPERLVVPSLGVRAPVMVRGLDARGAIEVPPYSRAGAVGWYGAGASPGAEGAALLVGHVDTDSRPAVFRRLSELRPGAKVRVIRDDGTVAEFTVDDVQVLARDRFDARQAYGVRRPGRAELRLVTCGGRFDPGARAYTANVVVSAYLTGAAPLGARR